The DNA segment AATAAGGTAAATTTTGGTCTATGAGCATATCGCATATTGCAATGTTGTTTTCATCATAAAATCTGCGTACCTGCTGAATACCTGGATTAGAGATTTTTATTGCAATTTCAGAGATTTTAATTTTATATTTCCATTGGTTATCTTCCCAAAGTGCGCCCAATTTATAGACGCCTCCGAGTGCAGGTTGGTCTTTTGCTGTTACCAAATTAGTACCTACTCCCCACACAGTAATAACAGCTCCCTGTTTTTTTAGGTCTGCAATCACATACTCATCAAGGTCATTGCTGGCTACAATTTTTGTATCCGTAAAACCTGCTTCATCAAGCATCTGGCGAGCTTGTTTGCTTAAAAAAGCCAAATCTCCTGAGTCCAAACGTATGCCTGCCAAAGTATATCCCTTTTGTTTGAGAATATGTCCTACCTTAATAGCATTTTTGACTCCTTCTATAGTATCATAAGTATCTACCAAAAATACACAATTGTTGGGTAAAACTTTTGCATACTGTTCAAAAGCTTCTAATTCGGTGTCAAAAGCCATGACCCAAGCATGCGCATGCGTACCCTTGACAGGGATACCATACATCTTGCCAGCTAATACATTAGAAGTAGCATGACATCCACCTATGTATGCGGCACGCGAAGCAGCTAATGCACCATCTATTCCTTGCGCTCTGCGTAATCCAAACTCTAATATTTCATCACCTTGACAAATACTTATCAATCGTGAGGCTTTAGTCGCAATAAGCGTCTGAAAATTGATAATGCATAATAAACCCGTTTCTATTAGCTGCGCTTGTATCAAAGGTGCAGTTACTCTTATCATAGGTTGATGAGGAAATACTATTTCTCCCTCTTCTACGGCATCTATGTCTCCTGTAAAAGATAAATTTGCTAAGTAGTCTAAATAATCAGGTTCAAAGAGGGGTTCTCCGTCATTTCCTTTGAGTTGTGAGAGGTATTGAATATCCTCTGTGGTGTATTTAAAGTTTTGTATAAAATCCACGGCGGTGGATAAACCTGCGGCTACTGCATACCCATTTTTGAAGGGAAGTTTGCGAAAAAATAAATTAAATACTGCGGTTTGTTCGGCTTTACCTGTTTTCCAGTAGCCGTATCCCATAGTAAGTTGATATAGATCGGTTAAAAGTCCGTAGTACATAAGTACAAAAATAGGATTTTTATTGTTGGGCGTGTCCCTCGCTGCGCTCGGGTCGGCGTGCTACGGGCTAACGGTGCTGCACCCCCTGGGCAAGGGGTTAAGCGTGGGCGAGGGGCTTCGCACCAAGCCTGACGGCTTGCCCTCCGCATGCCTCACGCACGTAGTATTTTGATGTTTTATCTCATTTGTACGCATACCTTTGGTTTACCTTATTTTATGTTGATTATCAAATACTTACAAGGTTAAGCTTTTTTACTTTTTTGAACTATATTTGTTTTATCTTGTTTTGCGTTCATTTTCAAGCATGTACAAGGTTAAATCTTGAATACATGGACTTATTACACCGCGTTTAACCCTGAATATGTAAACTTTACCTTATTCTCAATTGATTTTCAATGATTTACAAGGTTAAAATATATTTTTATCTTGTTTAGCATTCATTTTCAATTACTTACAAGGTTACATTTGAATAAGTGGACTTAGTCGGATAGCGGCGTGCGTGAGGCATGCGGAGGGTGCGTCAGCAGTGCGGAGCGCAGCGAAGCACCGAAGCGTTAGCGCAGCCCGCAGCACGCCGACCCGAAGCGCAGCGAAGGGACACGCCCCAAAAAAATAAGACAAAATATCTTTATATCCATTCAATATCTATTATTTTGAGTTGATGAGTTACTTTGTTGTTGAATACATTCTCTTGAAAGTGATAAATAATGTTAAAATACTTATGCTCTTTAAGTTTTTGTATTACTTCGGGAGTTCCCATATTAAACGCAATGGCATTAAAAAATATCTTATTATCTTGGGTAAGAACAAGTTGTAAATGTTGATTACCTACTACCCTGTAATTTTGTTCGCATCCTGAGTATAGAGATACTTTTTCACAAAAAAAAATAGGATCCATGTTTGCCGGACCGAAGGGTCCCATTCGTTTCAGGATTCGCATGAATTTAGCTTCATTAAGGTCTTCAAACTTACAAGCGGCATCAATATTCAAGATAGGTGTTAGACTGTGAGATTGTATAGTAGAAGTAACTACTTCCTCAAATTTTAGTATAAAAGCGTCTATGTTTTCTTTTTTTAGGGTCAGTCCTGCGGCGTACTTATGCCCACCATATTGTAAAAGCAAATCTCTACAAGCAGATATAGCTTCATGAATATCAAAATCATGTACGCTGCGAGCTGATCCTACTACCTTTCCTTCGGACTGAGTAAGCAAAATAGTGGGCTTGTAGTACCTTTCCAATATCTTTGAAGCAACTATTCCAATTACGCCTTTGTGCCAGTCCTCCTTGAATAAAACTGTACTTTTTCTTTTTTCATATATTTCTTTATTCTTTTCTATCATGGATATAGCTTCATCTGTGATAGCTTTGTCTAAATCTCTTCGGTTTTCGTTCATAGTGTTGATCTGATCGGCTAGCCCCTGAGGAGGATTATTTTGAGCAGTAAGCAATTCTATAACATGCTTAGCATGCTTTAATCGACCTGCTGCGTTAATTCTAGGACCTATTTTGAACACTAAGTCATTGGTATTCAGGTTCTGTTCTTGTGGAATTCTCGCAACCTGCATAAGCTCTTTTATACCAATTTTAGGATTTTCGTCCAGCAGTTTCATACCGTAGTACATCATAACTCGGTTTTCGCCTGTTACATCCACCAGGTCAGATGCTATGGAAACGGCTACAAAATCCAGTAGGTTATATACTTTTTCTTTTGGGATATTTAATTTTGAAGCCAAGGCTTGACACAACTTAAATCCTACTCCGCATCCGCTTAATTCTTTGTATGGATAAGGGCAATCTTTTCTTTTTGGGTCTAAAACGGCTATTGCTGCGGGAAGGGTCTCTCCAGGTAAATGGTGGTCGCAAATAATAAAATCTATACCTTTTTTAGTAGCATATTCTACTTTT comes from the Bacteroidia bacterium genome and includes:
- a CDS encoding nicotinate phosphoribosyltransferase, encoding MYYGLLTDLYQLTMGYGYWKTGKAEQTAVFNLFFRKLPFKNGYAVAAGLSTAVDFIQNFKYTTEDIQYLSQLKGNDGEPLFEPDYLDYLANLSFTGDIDAVEEGEIVFPHQPMIRVTAPLIQAQLIETGLLCIINFQTLIATKASRLISICQGDEILEFGLRRAQGIDGALAASRAAYIGGCHATSNVLAGKMYGIPVKGTHAHAWVMAFDTELEAFEQYAKVLPNNCVFLVDTYDTIEGVKNAIKVGHILKQKGYTLAGIRLDSGDLAFLSKQARQMLDEAGFTDTKIVASNDLDEYVIADLKKQGAVITVWGVGTNLVTAKDQPALGGVYKLGALWEDNQWKYKIKISEIAIKISNPGIQQVRRFYDENNIAICDMLIDQNLPYSAFVVNQENESQVLETSQYSRYRDLLIKIIKNGKLVYDIPNATQARDNTQKRLSEFSSGIQGITPISDYFVGLEQNLYQLKKQHVKVKS
- the recJ gene encoding single-stranded-DNA-specific exonuclease RecJ, which translates into the protein MRCKYWNYQQLTQDEAKKAKELSQILNNLPYPLAEILIKRGIDTYQKAEHFFKPQLDHLHDPFLMKDMEAAVERILQAIEHKEKILIYGDYDVDGTTAVSLLYWFFRPFYEQYIGFYTPDRYTEGYGISFQGIDYAQENNFSLIISLDCGILAHEKVEYATKKGIDFIICDHHLPGETLPAAIAVLDPKRKDCPYPYKELSGCGVGFKLCQALASKLNIPKEKVYNLLDFVAVSIASDLVDVTGENRVMMYYGMKLLDENPKIGIKELMQVARIPQEQNLNTNDLVFKIGPRINAAGRLKHAKHVIELLTAQNNPPQGLADQINTMNENRRDLDKAITDEAISMIEKNKEIYEKRKSTVLFKEDWHKGVIGIVASKILERYYKPTILLTQSEGKVVGSARSVHDFDIHEAISACRDLLLQYGGHKYAAGLTLKKENIDAFILKFEEVVTSTIQSHSLTPILNIDAACKFEDLNEAKFMRILKRMGPFGPANMDPIFFCEKVSLYSGCEQNYRVVGNQHLQLVLTQDNKIFFNAIAFNMGTPEVIQKLKEHKYFNIIYHFQENVFNNKVTHQLKIIDIEWI